In one Rugosibacter aromaticivorans genomic region, the following are encoded:
- the merP gene encoding mercury resistance system periplasmic binding protein MerP, with protein sequence MKKLLAWACLALALALSGPAMAAPKTVTLSVPGMNCAACPITVKKALGKVPGVAKTDVNLGKREATVTFDNARTNVEALMRATQDAGYPSTVVGSAK encoded by the coding sequence ATGAAAAAGCTGCTGGCATGGGCCTGCCTCGCGCTCGCGCTCGCACTGAGCGGGCCGGCGATGGCGGCCCCCAAGACCGTCACGCTGTCGGTGCCGGGCATGAACTGCGCCGCCTGTCCCATCACGGTCAAGAAAGCCCTCGGCAAGGTGCCGGGCGTGGCGAAGACGGACGTGAACCTCGGCAAGCGCGAGGCGACGGTGACCTTCGACAACGCGAGGACCAACGTCGAGGCGCTGATGCGCGCCACCCAGGACGCGGGCTATCCCTCGACGGTGGTCGGGAGCGCGAAGTGA
- a CDS encoding GDCCVxC domain-containing (seleno)protein: protein MNALVLESTLRCPACGHAKTEVMPTDACQWFYECEACHTVLKPKHGDCCVYCSYGTVPCPPVQERGKAGCCAG from the coding sequence GTGAACGCCCTCGTCCTCGAATCGACGCTGCGCTGTCCGGCGTGCGGGCACGCGAAGACCGAGGTCATGCCCACCGACGCCTGCCAGTGGTTCTATGAGTGCGAGGCCTGCCACACCGTGCTCAAGCCCAAGCACGGCGATTGCTGCGTCTATTGCTCCTATGGCACCGTGCCTTGCCCGCCCGTTCAAGAACGGGGCAAGGCGGGCTGTTGCGCCGGCTGA
- a CDS encoding helix-turn-helix domain-containing protein encodes MSQSPMNQLLGEQLIDVRQAALMFNLPSYWLSQAKERKARRIPHYRVGKLVRFKPHELEAWIVAQQPPGEEAADA; translated from the coding sequence ATGAGCCAATCTCCGATGAACCAGTTGCTCGGCGAGCAACTGATCGACGTGCGCCAGGCCGCGCTGATGTTCAACCTGCCGTCGTACTGGCTCTCCCAAGCCAAGGAACGCAAGGCCCGGCGCATCCCGCACTACCGCGTCGGCAAGCTCGTTCGCTTCAAGCCCCACGAACTGGAAGCGTGGATCGTCGCGCAGCAGCCGCCCGGCGAGGAGGCTGCGGATGCTTGA
- a CDS encoding recombinase family protein codes for MSSPRANPLPPVTPKKRCAVYTRKSTDEGLDQEYNSLEAQRDAGLAFIASQRHEGWIAVGDGYDDGGYSGGNMDRPALRRLLADIEAGKVDTVVVYKIDRLTRSLPDFAKLVEVFDRNGVSFVSVTQQFNTTTSMGRLTLNILLSFAQFEREVTGERIRDKIAASKAKGMWMGGVPPLGYDVLERKLVVNEREAALVRDIFRRYAEHGSAARLVRELDIEGHTTKAWVTQTGRERSGRTIDQQYLFSMLRNRIYLGEIRNHGTWYPAQHEAIVPQGLWDAAHAFIERRKQAPREHAAKHPALLAGLLFAPDGQRMQHSFVKKKNGRQYRYYVPYLHKRRNAGASLSPGMPDVGHLPAAEIENAVLAQIHAALSAPQMLIAVWRACQQHPAGSTLDEAQVVVAMQRIGDVWAQLFPAEQQRITRLLIERVQLHGHGLDIVWREDGWIGFGADIGAHPLVEESSAQAEETLA; via the coding sequence ATGAGTTCGCCGCGCGCCAACCCGCTGCCGCCGGTCACGCCGAAGAAGCGTTGCGCCGTCTACACCCGCAAGTCCACCGACGAGGGGTTGGATCAGGAATACAACAGCCTCGAAGCGCAGCGCGACGCGGGCCTCGCCTTCATCGCCAGTCAGCGGCACGAAGGCTGGATCGCGGTCGGCGACGGCTACGACGACGGCGGCTACTCCGGCGGCAACATGGATCGCCCCGCGCTGCGCCGGCTGCTGGCCGACATCGAAGCCGGGAAGGTCGACACCGTCGTCGTCTACAAGATCGACCGGCTCACCCGCAGCCTGCCGGACTTCGCCAAGCTGGTCGAGGTGTTCGACCGCAACGGCGTGTCCTTCGTCTCGGTCACCCAGCAGTTCAACACCACGACCTCGATGGGGCGGCTGACGCTCAACATCCTGCTGTCCTTCGCGCAGTTCGAGCGCGAGGTGACGGGCGAGCGCATTCGCGACAAGATCGCCGCCAGCAAGGCCAAGGGCATGTGGATGGGCGGGGTGCCACCCCTGGGCTACGACGTGCTCGAGCGCAAGCTCGTCGTCAACGAACGCGAAGCGGCGCTGGTGCGCGACATCTTCCGGCGCTACGCCGAGCATGGATCGGCGGCGCGGCTGGTGCGCGAACTGGACATCGAAGGCCATACCACCAAGGCGTGGGTGACGCAGACCGGGCGCGAACGCTCGGGCCGAACCATCGACCAGCAGTACCTCTTCTCGATGCTGCGCAACCGCATCTACCTGGGGGAAATCCGCAACCACGGCACCTGGTATCCCGCCCAGCACGAAGCGATCGTCCCGCAAGGTTTGTGGGACGCGGCGCATGCCTTCATCGAACGGCGCAAGCAAGCGCCGCGCGAGCACGCCGCCAAGCATCCGGCGCTGCTGGCGGGTCTGCTGTTCGCGCCCGACGGACAGCGCATGCAGCACTCCTTCGTCAAGAAGAAGAACGGACGGCAGTACCGCTACTACGTCCCGTACCTGCACAAGCGGCGCAACGCGGGCGCGAGCCTGTCGCCCGGCATGCCGGACGTGGGCCATCTCCCCGCCGCCGAGATCGAGAACGCGGTGCTGGCGCAAATCCACGCGGCACTGTCGGCTCCGCAGATGCTGATCGCGGTCTGGCGCGCCTGCCAGCAACATCCCGCAGGTAGCACGCTCGACGAAGCGCAGGTGGTGGTGGCGATGCAGCGCATCGGCGACGTGTGGGCGCAGTTGTTCCCCGCCGAGCAGCAGCGCATCACGCGGCTGCTGATCGAGCGGGTGCAACTGCACGGGCACGGGCTGGACATCGTCTGGCGCGAAGATGGCTGGATCGGCTTCGGTGCCGACATCGGCGCGCATCCGCTGGTCGAGGAATCCAGCGCACAGGCCGAGGAAACACTGGCATGA
- the merR gene encoding Hg(II)-responsive transcriptional regulator, which translates to MNDISDREPMTIGALARAAGVNVETIRFYQRKGLMPEPDRPLGSIRRYSGDELGRIRFIKSAQRLGFSLDEVADLLELEDGTHCQQAREQGRKKLADVRARIADLKRIETVLADLVARCSTTRGRVRCPLIDALHEAWPAARI; encoded by the coding sequence ATGAACGATATTTCTGATCGCGAGCCGATGACGATCGGCGCCCTGGCGCGAGCGGCCGGCGTCAATGTCGAAACCATCCGCTTCTACCAGCGCAAGGGGTTGATGCCCGAACCGGATCGTCCCCTTGGCAGCATCCGCCGCTACAGCGGCGATGAGCTTGGCCGCATCCGCTTCATCAAGTCGGCGCAGCGACTGGGCTTCAGTCTCGACGAAGTGGCCGATCTGCTCGAGCTCGAGGACGGCACACATTGTCAACAAGCACGCGAGCAGGGGCGCAAGAAACTCGCTGACGTCCGCGCCCGCATCGCCGATCTGAAGCGCATCGAAACCGTCCTTGCGGATCTGGTGGCGCGGTGCTCGACCACACGCGGGCGTGTGCGCTGTCCGCTCATCGACGCGCTCCACGAAGCGTGGCCCGCCGCGCGCATCTAA
- the merT gene encoding mercuric ion transporter MerT, giving the protein MKPDSPTARADTGSGRMALATGFVSAILASTCCLGPLVLITLGFSGAWISNLTALEPYRPIFIGAALVALFLAGRRIWARAPVCEPGQACAVPSVRRGYKLLFGIVVALVIVALGFPLVAPWFY; this is encoded by the coding sequence ATGAAACCAGATTCCCCAACCGCGCGTGCCGACACAGGTAGCGGTCGAATGGCGCTGGCGACCGGGTTCGTCTCCGCGATCCTGGCCTCGACCTGTTGCCTCGGGCCGCTGGTGCTGATCACGCTGGGCTTCTCAGGGGCATGGATCAGCAACCTGACGGCCCTCGAACCCTACCGCCCGATCTTCATCGGCGCGGCCCTCGTCGCGTTGTTCCTCGCCGGGCGACGCATCTGGGCGAGAGCTCCGGTGTGCGAACCCGGACAGGCCTGCGCGGTGCCGTCGGTTCGGCGCGGCTACAAGCTGCTGTTCGGGATCGTTGTCGCCCTGGTGATCGTGGCGCTCGGCTTTCCGCTGGTCGCGCCCTGGTTCTATTGA
- the merR gene encoding Hg(II)-responsive transcriptional regulator, producing MENNLENLTIGAFAKAAGVNVETIRFYQRKGLPLEPDRPYGSIRRYGGADVARVRFVKSAQRLGFSLDEIGELLKLEDGTHCSEAAQLAALRLNDVRAKLSDLTRIEAALSKLVGECGAHQGNVSCPLIAALHCC from the coding sequence ATGGAAAACAATCTGGAGAACCTGACCATCGGGGCCTTCGCCAAGGCCGCCGGGGTCAATGTCGAGACGATCCGCTTCTACCAGCGCAAGGGCCTGCCGCTGGAACCGGACCGGCCCTATGGCAGCATCCGCCGCTACGGTGGGGCCGACGTGGCGCGGGTGCGGTTTGTGAAGTCGGCCCAGCGCCTGGGCTTCAGTCTCGACGAGATCGGTGAGCTGCTGAAGCTGGAAGACGGCACCCATTGCAGCGAGGCAGCGCAACTGGCTGCCCTGCGACTCAACGATGTGCGCGCCAAGCTGTCGGACCTGACCCGGATCGAGGCAGCCCTATCCAAGCTGGTCGGTGAGTGCGGCGCGCACCAAGGCAACGTGTCTTGTCCGCTGATTGCTGCCTTGCATTGCTGCTAG
- a CDS encoding PD-(D/E)XK nuclease family protein — protein sequence MIDYNSSSSISGQVTALVDAGMQRVRAQQPARDYLGASRLGAACERALQFEYAKAPVDHGRSTCGRMLRIFERGHVMEDCMVAWLRDAGFDLRTRKPDGGQFGFSDAHGRLRGHVDGVIVGGPEGFRYPALWENKALSAKSWRELEAKGLAVAKPVYAAQVALYQAHLQLHEHPALFTAINADSMEIYVESVPFDAALAQRMTDRAVKVITATEAGELLPRGFNDATHFECRMCAWQDRCWRTPA from the coding sequence ATGATCGACTACAACTCCTCATCGAGCATCTCGGGCCAAGTCACGGCACTGGTCGATGCCGGCATGCAGCGCGTCCGCGCGCAGCAGCCCGCGCGCGACTACCTCGGGGCGTCGCGTCTGGGCGCGGCGTGCGAGCGCGCCTTGCAGTTCGAGTACGCCAAGGCTCCGGTCGATCACGGGCGCTCAACCTGCGGCCGGATGCTGCGCATCTTCGAACGCGGTCACGTCATGGAGGACTGCATGGTGGCGTGGCTGCGCGACGCGGGCTTCGACCTGCGCACGCGCAAGCCCGACGGTGGGCAGTTCGGCTTCTCCGACGCGCACGGTCGGCTGCGCGGACACGTCGATGGCGTGATCGTCGGCGGGCCAGAGGGCTTCCGCTACCCCGCGCTGTGGGAGAACAAAGCCTTAAGCGCGAAGTCGTGGCGCGAGCTGGAGGCGAAAGGCCTCGCGGTCGCCAAGCCGGTGTACGCGGCGCAGGTCGCGCTGTATCAGGCGCACCTGCAACTGCATGAACACCCGGCGCTGTTCACCGCGATCAATGCCGACTCGATGGAGATCTACGTCGAGTCGGTGCCCTTCGACGCCGCGCTCGCGCAGCGCATGACCGACCGCGCGGTCAAGGTCATCACCGCGACCGAGGCCGGAGAACTACTGCCACGAGGCTTCAACGACGCCACCCACTTCGAGTGCCGCATGTGCGCGTGGCAAGACCGCTGCTGGAGGACACCGGCATGA
- a CDS encoding helix-turn-helix transcriptional regulator, giving the protein MQTPTSTIPRSPQQAINSLSPGDRRVLNENELAQRWGVSPKTLQRWRSEGRGPRYLKLSKRVGYPVDAVIEFERQALHDSTSERAAV; this is encoded by the coding sequence ATGCAGACACCAACCAGCACCATCCCCCGGTCGCCGCAGCAGGCGATCAACAGCCTCTCGCCCGGCGACCGCCGGGTGCTCAACGAAAACGAACTGGCGCAGCGGTGGGGCGTCAGCCCCAAGACCCTGCAACGCTGGCGCAGCGAAGGTCGCGGCCCGCGCTACCTGAAGCTGTCCAAGCGCGTCGGCTATCCCGTGGACGCGGTCATCGAGTTTGAGCGCCAGGCGCTGCACGACTCGACGTCCGAGCGCGCGGCGGTCTGA
- a CDS encoding ATP-binding protein has product MALPIISAQQRMAERKGVKLLMLGKSGIGKTTRLKDLDPATTLFLDIEAGDLAVADWPGDTIRPASWPESRDFFVFLAGPDRSLPPDAAFSQAHYDHVVEKFGDPAQLDRYHTFFLDSITQLSRQCFAWCKTQPGATSDRTGKPDMRGAYGLLGQEMVSALTHLQHARGKNVVFVAILDERLDDYNRKVFVPQIEGSKTSLELPGIVDEVVTLAEIKAEDGSAYRAFVTHTVNPYGYPAKDRSGRLDLLEPPDLNALIAKCAGAAVPASAAAHSAIPAPHESQE; this is encoded by the coding sequence ATGGCCCTCCCGATCATCTCCGCGCAGCAGCGCATGGCCGAGCGCAAGGGCGTCAAGCTGCTGATGCTCGGTAAGTCCGGCATCGGCAAGACCACCCGGCTCAAAGACCTCGACCCGGCCACCACGCTGTTCCTCGACATCGAGGCGGGCGACCTTGCTGTGGCCGACTGGCCCGGCGACACCATCCGTCCGGCCTCGTGGCCGGAGTCGCGCGACTTCTTCGTGTTCCTCGCCGGGCCGGATCGCTCGCTGCCACCGGACGCCGCGTTCTCGCAGGCGCACTACGACCACGTCGTCGAGAAGTTCGGCGATCCGGCGCAGCTCGACCGCTACCACACCTTCTTCCTCGACTCGATTACGCAGCTCTCGCGCCAGTGCTTCGCGTGGTGCAAGACGCAACCGGGTGCCACCAGCGACCGCACCGGCAAGCCGGACATGCGCGGTGCCTACGGCCTGCTCGGTCAGGAAATGGTCAGCGCCTTGACCCACCTGCAACACGCGCGCGGCAAGAACGTGGTGTTCGTCGCCATCCTCGACGAACGGCTCGACGACTACAACCGCAAGGTGTTCGTGCCGCAGATCGAGGGCAGCAAGACCAGCCTCGAACTGCCCGGCATCGTCGACGAAGTCGTGACGCTGGCCGAGATCAAGGCCGAGGACGGCAGCGCCTACCGCGCCTTCGTCACCCACACCGTCAATCCCTACGGCTACCCGGCCAAAGACCGCAGCGGTCGTCTCGACCTGCTCGAACCGCCGGACTTGAACGCACTGATCGCCAAGTGCGCGGGCGCAGCCGTGCCCGCCAGCGCCGCCGCTCATTCCGCCATTCCCGCACCCCACGAATCTCAGGAGTAA
- a CDS encoding DUF6511 domain-containing protein, which yields MKCWVCKRHARGYGHTDGRFKTADPRRYVIDWVFCSRRCQDAFHMLYGNWTRAKEGCVGIGEVAMIDPSDVELAAMRKCLKAFGEAAGEIGFGKPLGDYAEAEAMRVIDAIVTCYTEAMVEHHEATKFPPVRGMAPTPDPLANPFSDLEDDLPWEEPKGRKP from the coding sequence ATGAAATGCTGGGTCTGCAAACGACACGCGCGCGGCTACGGCCACACCGATGGCCGGTTCAAGACCGCCGATCCGCGCCGCTATGTGATCGACTGGGTGTTCTGCTCGCGCCGCTGCCAGGACGCCTTTCACATGCTCTACGGCAACTGGACGCGCGCGAAGGAAGGCTGCGTCGGCATCGGGGAGGTCGCCATGATCGATCCCTCTGATGTCGAACTGGCCGCGATGCGCAAATGCCTCAAGGCCTTCGGCGAGGCGGCGGGCGAGATCGGCTTCGGCAAGCCCCTGGGCGACTACGCGGAAGCCGAGGCGATGCGCGTCATCGACGCCATCGTCACCTGCTACACGGAAGCGATGGTCGAGCACCACGAGGCAACCAAGTTCCCGCCCGTGCGCGGCATGGCCCCGACACCCGATCCTCTGGCGAATCCGTTCTCTGATCTGGAGGACGACCTTCCCTGGGAAGAACCGAAAGGGAGGAAGCCATGA
- a CDS encoding BRO-N domain-containing protein: protein MSAIIPFQFEAHAVRVQVDDAGLPWFNASDVCDALEMGNPSQAIKSHVDADDLQKLEIIDNLGRTQRANHVNESGLYALILGSTKDAAKRFKRWVTGEVLPAIRKTGAYSAPGALAALPAPTHDRVSAILLIGEAVAKVPGVKTGIAMAATLTCIHENTGLAVETLRRALPAANEPICSLNATQLGKLLNRSAKATNQLLASHGFQFRNDRDEWELTDAGEAWAEAMPYSRNGHSGYQILWNPAVAEELKEVA, encoded by the coding sequence ATGAGCGCGATCATTCCCTTCCAGTTCGAGGCGCACGCCGTGCGCGTGCAGGTCGACGACGCGGGCCTGCCGTGGTTCAACGCCAGCGACGTCTGCGACGCATTGGAGATGGGCAACCCGTCTCAGGCGATCAAGTCGCATGTCGATGCCGATGATCTCCAGAAATTGGAGATCATCGACAACCTCGGGCGCACGCAGCGCGCCAACCACGTCAACGAATCAGGCCTCTACGCCCTGATCCTCGGCAGCACCAAGGACGCCGCCAAGCGTTTCAAGCGTTGGGTGACCGGCGAGGTGCTGCCCGCGATCCGCAAGACCGGCGCGTACTCCGCCCCCGGTGCGCTGGCGGCTTTGCCCGCGCCGACCCACGACCGCGTGAGCGCGATCCTGCTGATCGGCGAGGCCGTGGCCAAGGTGCCGGGCGTCAAGACCGGCATTGCGATGGCGGCGACGCTGACGTGCATTCACGAGAACACGGGCCTCGCCGTCGAAACCCTGCGCCGCGCGTTGCCCGCTGCCAACGAGCCGATCTGCTCGCTCAACGCCACCCAGCTCGGCAAGCTGCTGAACCGCTCGGCCAAGGCCACGAACCAGTTGCTGGCATCACACGGCTTCCAGTTCCGCAATGACCGCGATGAATGGGAACTGACCGATGCCGGTGAAGCGTGGGCCGAGGCCATGCCGTACTCGCGCAACGGCCACAGCGGCTACCAGATTCTCTGGAATCCCGCCGTCGCCGAAGAGTTGAAGGAGGTGGCGTGA
- the merP gene encoding mercury resistance system periplasmic binding protein MerP: MKNLLAAVALAAVVAPAWAATQTVTLSVPGMTCAACPITVKKALLKVEGVSHVDVTFEKRQAVVTFDDAKTSVQKLTQATEGAGYPSSVKR; this comes from the coding sequence ATGAAGAACTTGCTTGCCGCCGTCGCCCTGGCCGCCGTCGTGGCCCCCGCGTGGGCCGCCACGCAAACCGTCACGCTGTCCGTTCCCGGCATGACCTGCGCCGCCTGTCCGATCACCGTCAAGAAGGCGCTCTTGAAAGTCGAGGGCGTCAGCCACGTGGACGTAACCTTCGAGAAGCGCCAAGCGGTCGTGACATTCGACGACGCCAAGACCAGCGTTCAAAAGCTCACCCAGGCGACCGAAGGCGCGGGCTACCCGTCTAGCGTCAAGCGCTGA
- the merC gene encoding organomercurial transporter MerC: MQPTARIADKAGVLGTVISAMGCAACFPALASLGAAIGLGFLQEYEGLFISKLLPLFAVLALLANALGWLRHRQWHRSLLGMIGPAIVFAGTVWLLGNWWTARLVYTGLALMVGISIWDLVSPANRRCGPGGCELSAKRGGGPSAAMNDEKR; the protein is encoded by the coding sequence ATGCAGCCGACTGCACGCATCGCCGACAAGGCCGGCGTGCTCGGCACCGTCATCTCCGCGATGGGCTGCGCCGCCTGTTTTCCCGCGCTTGCCAGCCTGGGTGCGGCCATCGGCCTGGGCTTCCTGCAGGAGTATGAGGGGCTGTTCATCTCCAAACTGCTGCCGCTGTTCGCTGTGTTGGCGCTGCTGGCAAACGCGCTCGGCTGGCTGCGCCACCGGCAATGGCATCGCAGCCTGCTCGGCATGATCGGGCCGGCCATCGTGTTTGCCGGCACGGTCTGGCTGCTCGGCAATTGGTGGACGGCCCGCTTGGTGTACACGGGCCTGGCCCTGATGGTCGGTATCTCGATCTGGGATCTGGTGTCGCCGGCGAACCGACGCTGCGGCCCGGGCGGGTGCGAGCTGTCCGCGAAACGCGGCGGAGGCCCTTCGGCCGCAATGAACGATGAGAAGCGATGA
- the merT gene encoding mercuric ion transporter MerT: MSEPQNGHGALAAGGLAAILASTCCLGPLVLVGLGFSGAWIGNLTALEPYRPFFIGAALIALFFAWRRIFRPVQACKPGEVCAMPQVRNAYKLIFWIVAALVVVALGFPYVLPFFY, encoded by the coding sequence ATGTCGGAACCGCAGAATGGCCATGGCGCGCTCGCTGCCGGCGGGCTGGCCGCCATCCTCGCTTCAACCTGCTGCCTCGGGCCACTGGTTCTGGTCGGACTGGGCTTCAGCGGGGCCTGGATCGGCAACCTCACGGCGCTGGAACCGTACCGGCCATTCTTCATCGGAGCGGCGCTGATCGCCCTTTTCTTCGCTTGGCGGCGCATCTTTCGGCCGGTCCAAGCCTGCAAGCCGGGCGAGGTGTGCGCGATGCCGCAGGTTCGCAACGCCTACAAGCTGATTTTCTGGATCGTGGCTGCACTGGTTGTGGTCGCGCTTGGTTTCCCCTATGTGTTGCCTTTCTTCTACTGA
- a CDS encoding DUF2924 domain-containing protein, with translation MKAHAPSTTSVAAQVAGLPHLSMDDLWKLWDEHFDERPGHHHRGWLESRLAYRIQERAFGGLKPSLRKKLEEVGETGILPKQLRGDSQRLLPGTILTRIYDDVEHRVLVRGPNDFEYQGQRFKSLSAIAGHITGSHWSGPVFFGLKAPASKKVTA, from the coding sequence ATGAAGGCACACGCACCATCCACCACCTCGGTCGCCGCCCAGGTCGCCGGTCTCCCCCATCTCTCGATGGATGATCTCTGGAAACTGTGGGACGAGCATTTCGACGAGCGGCCCGGCCACCATCATCGTGGCTGGCTGGAGAGCCGACTGGCCTACCGGATTCAGGAACGCGCCTTCGGCGGCCTGAAACCCTCGCTGCGCAAGAAGCTCGAGGAAGTTGGCGAAACCGGCATCCTGCCCAAGCAACTGCGCGGCGATAGCCAGCGCCTGCTGCCCGGCACCATCCTCACGCGCATCTACGACGACGTCGAGCATCGCGTGCTGGTGCGCGGCCCGAACGACTTCGAGTACCAAGGGCAACGCTTCAAGAGCCTGTCCGCGATTGCAGGCCACATCACCGGCAGCCACTGGTCCGGCCCGGTGTTCTTCGGCCTCAAGGCGCCGGCATCGAAGAAGGTGACGGCATGA